The Bacteroidota bacterium genome contains the following window.
ATTCACGCAAAATGATGACTTCGCGATAGTCAGCTTTCAATTCCAGCAGGAACCGATTTACCAATGCAATCTTTTCACTTTTCTCAAGCTCATGCATCGGCGTGTTTTTTGCTCCGTGCAAATGCGGCGGTAAAGCCATTTCCGGATCGAGCGGAATCTGCCAATTGTTACGCCTGAGCTGATTTAAGCATTGATTACGCGCGATCGTAAACAACCAGGCCTTAAATGAATCTGTTTTCATAAGCCTTTCCCTGTTCTCGTAAACACGCAAGAATGTGTCTTGTAAAACGTCTTGTGCCAACTCCTTATTCAGGAGCATTTTTACACAAAACGCGTAGACTGCATCCTTGTAACGATTGTATAGGGAAACAAAAGCAAATTCATCTCCGGTCTGAAACGCTTCGATCAACGCTCTATCGCCGTTATTAAGTGTGTTTCCAGACATGAGAAGCTCCAAAGATAGCTGCAACTGCTGATGAGTAGGACCCCTACGATTTCCGAAAGTTGCTCTTTAGCAGTATTGCTTGTTCAACATCGTAGCATGATTTAATAAAATGATAAACATTCAAAGCTTCAAAAAATTGCGTACGCTTGTTCCATCGATGTTGCTGGCAGCCTTGTTCGTCGCCGGCTGTAGCAGTTCAAATGTTGGGGACACTGGTGCTGATCAGATGCCAGATATGCCCAAAACCCCGCAAGTTGCCATGTTTGGCGACCAAACGCTAGGCCTCGAAGAGTTCGAGGATGAATATGCAAGATCTGTTGGCGGCCGCGACATCGCAGCTGCAGACTCGATGCCCATGTACACCGAATTCCTTGACAGATATGTCGATTTTAGGTTGAAAGTACTTTATGCAAAAGACATTGGCCTCGACCAGGATTCTACTCTCCTCTCCGAAATTGATACCTACCGCAACCAGCTTGCGCGTCCGTATCTGCTGGAGAAAGAAATCCTCGACCCGATCCTGCGCGACCTTTATGTGCGTAAACAGAACATGGTTGATGCCAGCCATATTCTTGTACGCGCCGGCCAGGGAGCAACCCCTGAAGAACTGGAGACTGCCCGAATCAAAATGGAGACAATCAGAGATTCCATTGAAATGGGCATCGACTTTAACGAACTGGCCTTCCGTAACTCTGAAGACCCTTCAGCACGCGGCCAGCGCAGTGGTGCCATGGGCCGGCTTGGTTATTTTGTAGGCGGCCAGATGGTAAAGCCATTTGAAGACCGCGCCTACACAACGCCAATAGATTCAGTATCTGAGGTTTTCAGAACCGATTTTGGCTACCACATCATGAAAATCCATGATCGCCGTGCTAAAGTTGCCGATGTTTGGGCTTCACACATTGCTGTGCGGTATTTCAAACCTTCCTCACTCGATTCGCTTGATTCTGAAGGCCGTATCGCCCAAATCAAAATGCGACTCGATGCCGGCGAAGACTTTGCCACACTTGCAAAGGAAGAGTCGGAAGATCTCGACTCAGGCAGCCGCGGTGGACAGATCGGACGCCTCCGGTTCACCCAGCCAGGCATGCCAGACGCGTTCAAGGATGCCTTGTTTGCGCTTGAAAATCCTGGCGACTACAGCGATGTCGTAAAAACCGAATATGGCTACCA
Protein-coding sequences here:
- a CDS encoding RNA polymerase sigma factor codes for the protein MSGNTLNNGDRALIEAFQTGDEFAFVSLYNRYKDAVYAFCVKMLLNKELAQDVLQDTFLRVYENRERLMKTDSFKAWLFTIARNQCLNQLRRNNWQIPLDPEMALPPHLHGAKNTPMHELEKSEKIALVNRFLLELKADYREVIILREYQNMTYEEIAAVTRSTLSAVKSRLFKARKKLGVYLEEVLGSETEKLTTD
- a CDS encoding peptidylprolyl isomerase; its protein translation is MINIQSFKKLRTLVPSMLLAALFVAGCSSSNVGDTGADQMPDMPKTPQVAMFGDQTLGLEEFEDEYARSVGGRDIAAADSMPMYTEFLDRYVDFRLKVLYAKDIGLDQDSTLLSEIDTYRNQLARPYLLEKEILDPILRDLYVRKQNMVDASHILVRAGQGATPEELETARIKMETIRDSIEMGIDFNELAFRNSEDPSARGQRSGAMGRLGYFVGGQMVKPFEDRAYTTPIDSVSEVFRTDFGYHIMKIHDRRAKVADVWASHIAVRYFKPSSLDSLDSEGRIAQIKMRLDAGEDFATLAKEESEDLDSGSRGGQIGRLRFTQPGMPDAFKDALFALENPGDYSDVVKTEYGYHIIKLDKRQATETFEEAYDELKNHASRLPRLRKAENAMAMQIREKYGVSVDTTLTLEILDGRHFGVPNILQTPANQLNMEIASLGDETFTFREVVTFVETASIPFQPDTLGLVYDALERFLNDEALNYEAARLESRDDSFKQILDEFKNGLLLFKLMEDSVWTAAAQDTAGLMKYHAPRADSFWFEDRTRIVSFRAQSDSVLNTLATKLDEGTALNELVSMAAMDSTMMVRVDTTFLVGPNKSVFDRALALESGDYVSPTRHSNGFLLMINDGIAPARKKSFDEARSEVLNGYQTELENALLDRLRDKYGIKKMPAPLSGAFAEDKAILMKEKDLFDNKTQNAGQ